Proteins encoded within one genomic window of Cucumis sativus cultivar 9930 chromosome 3, Cucumber_9930_V3, whole genome shotgun sequence:
- the LOC101220764 gene encoding probable plastid-lipid-associated protein 10, chloroplastic isoform X1 — MDLPFVSPLYLSTQKKAFNGHNPFCRVRREDSCRRTFQCLATVASQTTQTYNYGLETKKNDLLVAVQETQRGLVASSDQRCVIEEALVNVEAYSMGLPIDLMKLDGTWRLQYTSAPDVLILLEAADRLPFFQIGQIFQKFECQDSSNEGIVRNVVRWSIPSLLEEQEGATLLVSAKFSVVSLRNIYLEFEEISVQNIKISEQLQALIAPAILPRSFLSLQILQFLRSFQVGVPVRNSGSSRGVGGLYYLSYLDGNMLLGRAVGGGGVFVFTKAQPLQC; from the exons ATGGACTTGCCGTTCGTCTCTCCATTGTATCTTTCTACTCAAAAGAAAGCCTTCAATGGACATAACCCATTTTGCAGAGTCCGTAGAGAAGATTCTTGTAGAAGAACGTTTCAATGTTTAGCAACCGTTGCCAGCCAAACAACTCag ACATATAATTATGGGTTGGAAACCAAGAAGAACGATCTTCTGGTTGCTGTTCAAGAAACTCAACGGGGGCTTGTAGCATCATCTGATCAACGTTGTGTCATAGAGGAGGCTCTG GTCAATGTAGAGGCGTATAGCATGGGTCTCCCTATTGACCTGATGAAATTGGATGGCACATGGCGACTACAGTACACTTCGGCTCCTGATGTTCTTATTCTTCTTGAAGCTGCAGACAGACTTCCTTTCTTTCAG ATTGGGCAAATCTTTCAGAAATTCGAATGTCAGGACAGTTCGAATGAAGGAATTGTTCGAAATGTCGTTCGCTGGAGTATCCCATCACTGTTAGAG GAACAGGAAGGAGCAACTCTGCTTGTATCTGCAAAATTTTCTGTTGTTTCTTTACGTAACATCTACCTAGAATTTGAGGAG ATCAGTGTCcaaaacataaagattagCGAACAGCTGCAGGCTTTAATTGCTCCCGCAATACTCCCACGGTCATTTCTAAGTCTTCAG ATCTTGCAATTTCTTCGGAGTTTTCAAGTTGGCGTTCCTGTGAGAAACTCAGGGAG CAGCCGAGGAGTAGGAGGACTGTATTACCTTTCATATTTGGATGGGAATATGCTATTGGGTCGTGCAGTGGGTGGCGGCGGAGTTTTTGTGTTTACCAAAGCTCAACCTCTCCAATGCTAA
- the LOC101220764 gene encoding probable plastid-lipid-associated protein 10, chloroplastic isoform X2 — translation MDLPFVSPLYLSTQKKAFNGHNPFCRVRREDSCRRTFQCLATVASQTTQTYNYGLETKKNDLLVAVQETQRGLVASSDQRCVIEEALVNVEAYSMGLPIDLMKLDGTWRLQYTSAPDVLILLEAADRLPFFQIGQIFQKFECQDSSNEGIVRNVVRWSIPSLLEEQEGATLLVSAKFSVVSLRNIYLEFEEISVQNIKISEQLQALIAPAILPRSFLSLQILQFLRSFQVGVPVRNSGSRGVGGLYYLSYLDGNMLLGRAVGGGGVFVFTKAQPLQC, via the exons ATGGACTTGCCGTTCGTCTCTCCATTGTATCTTTCTACTCAAAAGAAAGCCTTCAATGGACATAACCCATTTTGCAGAGTCCGTAGAGAAGATTCTTGTAGAAGAACGTTTCAATGTTTAGCAACCGTTGCCAGCCAAACAACTCag ACATATAATTATGGGTTGGAAACCAAGAAGAACGATCTTCTGGTTGCTGTTCAAGAAACTCAACGGGGGCTTGTAGCATCATCTGATCAACGTTGTGTCATAGAGGAGGCTCTG GTCAATGTAGAGGCGTATAGCATGGGTCTCCCTATTGACCTGATGAAATTGGATGGCACATGGCGACTACAGTACACTTCGGCTCCTGATGTTCTTATTCTTCTTGAAGCTGCAGACAGACTTCCTTTCTTTCAG ATTGGGCAAATCTTTCAGAAATTCGAATGTCAGGACAGTTCGAATGAAGGAATTGTTCGAAATGTCGTTCGCTGGAGTATCCCATCACTGTTAGAG GAACAGGAAGGAGCAACTCTGCTTGTATCTGCAAAATTTTCTGTTGTTTCTTTACGTAACATCTACCTAGAATTTGAGGAG ATCAGTGTCcaaaacataaagattagCGAACAGCTGCAGGCTTTAATTGCTCCCGCAATACTCCCACGGTCATTTCTAAGTCTTCAG ATCTTGCAATTTCTTCGGAGTTTTCAAGTTGGCGTTCCTGTGAGAAACTCAGGGAG CCGAGGAGTAGGAGGACTGTATTACCTTTCATATTTGGATGGGAATATGCTATTGGGTCGTGCAGTGGGTGGCGGCGGAGTTTTTGTGTTTACCAAAGCTCAACCTCTCCAATGCTAA
- the LOC101221000 gene encoding protein FAM32A produces MSSYDNVVGGKLKLKGKALDVKVGGVKKKKKLKKNQDQISRELENEHPAGGSAASGEEPSDANEEEIDEANKSTEEGKVPHYDDHLTPAERRYIEQKERIDVHRLAKKANKSHRDRIQDFNQYLANMSEHYDIPKVGPG; encoded by the exons ATGTCTTCCTACGATAATGTTGTTGGTGGGAAGTTGAAGCTTAAAGGGAAAGCTCTTGATGTGAAAGTAGGTggggtgaagaagaaaaagaaacttaaaaagaatCAAGATCAAATATCTCGAGAACTGGAAAATGAGCATCCAGCAG GAGGAAGTGCTGCAAGTGGTGAAGAGCCAAGTGATGCGAATGAGGAAGAAATAGATGAAGCCAACAAGTCAACTGAAGAAGGGAAGGTTCCTCACTATGATGATCATCTAACACCGGCGGAAAGACGTTATATTGAACAGAAGGAGAGAATTGATGTTCATAGACTGGCTAAGAAAGCTAATAAATCTCATCGCGACCGAATCCAGGACTTTAATCAATATCTAGCAAACATGAGTGAGCATTATGACATTCCCAAAGTTGGTCCTGGCtga